Proteins found in one Planctomicrobium piriforme genomic segment:
- a CDS encoding DUF1553 domain-containing protein, with the protein MTKPSLFLFRTTRLLATVFVLGSICAAAVPGSSPGTAQSTDAYSALVIKDGAAAYWRFSEPQSATVKNEMNPADEPTQAKRHAESASGVEGPGGKEFQLFAAPNPAIEFRSAGQYFRLTDPGAESVFDFDQGQAITLEAWVKPEAIPTGGYAYLIGKGRTQPNSSNQNFALRLTSAKAGVGISFLFRSRGDNGAWHRWTSKDGMTVGDGWHHVAVTYTFGQPKNLKGYIDGVAVKGDWDMGGASANAPVVDDDDAWIGSAMGGSPGNSYRGGLDELAVYRTALSSEQIQKHYQYTPPKFQLDTSKLPADGVIVDLYEDLPDRKTWAFRPPRYVESYQAPGFGFIELPKKYSEKAVQIDRSNPCLLRASGRIVIPAGEQRLLIRSRNSARLYLDDELIAETSFHDLGGDNGPVFPIDRSLAPNIHPLHRGDKEKVVTIEGDGQPHVIVFETIIGGSGRRPELGETGAYIARPNEDFRLLGSTREFLLTDAGWEEFVTAQQQFLDEFDLQRRTIAGVLEGEYWKKRHAWAKQVIDGQAATAIPQVSGQWSGKNWIDNFIGHKLEAAGMQPAPLTDDASFLRRVTLDITGRMPTRAEIERFQNDPADARRSLAIDRLLTSREWADHWVGYWQDVLAENPNIINPTLNNTGPFRYWIEESFRDNKPFDRFVTELVMMEGSTYFGGPGGFQMASENDAPLAAKSHIIAEAFLGVEMKCARCHDAPFHDIAQRDLFALSAMLNRDKVKLPVTSTVPGGSNSLLIEITLFPGDTIEPVWPFTELSDEAKLTEMLRDPKDSREKLALLLTSPYNNRFAPVIVNRLWQRYLGYGFVEPVDDWEHANPSHPELLEALSRELVANNYDLKHLARLIFNSAAYQRESTSRDAAQPDAAYLFAAPLKRRLSAEQLVDSLFLVSGKPFDADVMCIDIDTSRELKQSLNLGTPRRAWQFASLSNERDRPSLSLPFAQPFITTLETFGWRSSRQDPITVRETAPNPLQPAEVSNGLLARRACTLSDDSAFTVLAMQDQSVEQLIDNVYRQVLTRTPSATERQLFVELLTPGYETRRIPGAVPKPRERLPRNQVAWTNHLDPEASNIKLRLEDEVRQGDPPTVLLNADWRERLEDAVWTLVNSPEFMFVP; encoded by the coding sequence ATGACGAAACCCAGTCTGTTTCTCTTTCGCACGACGCGACTGCTGGCAACTGTTTTTGTGCTGGGTTCGATTTGCGCAGCTGCGGTTCCAGGAAGCTCACCGGGCACGGCGCAGTCGACAGACGCGTACTCGGCTCTGGTGATCAAAGACGGTGCTGCGGCGTACTGGCGGTTTTCTGAGCCACAGTCCGCGACCGTTAAAAACGAGATGAACCCCGCAGATGAACCGACGCAGGCGAAACGCCATGCGGAATCGGCTTCAGGCGTTGAAGGGCCCGGCGGGAAAGAATTCCAACTGTTCGCCGCACCGAACCCGGCCATCGAGTTTCGCTCGGCGGGACAATATTTTCGCCTTACCGACCCGGGAGCTGAAAGCGTTTTCGACTTCGATCAGGGCCAAGCGATTACGCTTGAAGCCTGGGTGAAACCGGAAGCCATCCCGACGGGCGGCTATGCCTACCTGATCGGCAAAGGCCGAACACAGCCGAACTCGTCCAATCAGAATTTCGCGCTGCGACTCACCTCCGCCAAAGCGGGCGTCGGCATCAGCTTTTTGTTCCGCAGCCGGGGCGACAACGGCGCCTGGCATCGCTGGACTTCGAAAGACGGGATGACCGTCGGCGACGGCTGGCACCATGTGGCAGTCACCTACACATTCGGCCAGCCGAAAAACCTGAAAGGGTACATCGACGGAGTGGCGGTCAAAGGGGACTGGGACATGGGGGGCGCGAGCGCCAATGCTCCAGTCGTCGATGACGACGATGCCTGGATCGGTTCGGCAATGGGCGGCTCGCCCGGGAATTCTTATCGTGGAGGGCTGGATGAGTTGGCCGTCTACCGGACTGCACTTTCCAGCGAGCAGATTCAGAAGCACTACCAGTACACGCCGCCGAAGTTTCAGCTCGATACCAGCAAGCTGCCGGCTGACGGAGTGATTGTCGACCTTTACGAAGATTTGCCCGACCGCAAGACGTGGGCGTTTCGTCCGCCGCGTTATGTGGAAAGCTATCAGGCACCAGGCTTCGGCTTCATCGAGTTGCCGAAGAAGTACTCTGAAAAGGCAGTCCAGATCGACCGCAGCAATCCGTGCCTGCTGCGTGCCTCGGGGAGAATCGTTATTCCGGCCGGAGAGCAGCGGCTGTTGATTCGCTCTCGGAACTCAGCGCGACTCTACCTGGATGACGAACTGATTGCGGAAACCTCGTTCCACGACCTCGGCGGAGACAACGGTCCCGTCTTTCCGATCGACCGCAGCCTGGCCCCGAACATTCATCCGCTGCATCGGGGCGACAAGGAAAAGGTCGTCACGATTGAAGGGGACGGCCAGCCCCATGTGATCGTCTTCGAAACGATCATCGGCGGGAGCGGCCGCCGCCCGGAACTTGGTGAAACCGGGGCTTACATTGCCCGCCCGAATGAGGACTTTCGACTCCTCGGCAGCACGCGAGAATTTCTGCTGACGGACGCAGGCTGGGAAGAGTTCGTCACTGCGCAGCAGCAGTTCCTCGATGAGTTCGACCTCCAACGTCGAACGATCGCAGGCGTGCTGGAAGGGGAATACTGGAAGAAGCGTCATGCCTGGGCCAAACAGGTGATCGACGGCCAGGCGGCGACCGCCATTCCACAGGTTTCCGGCCAGTGGAGCGGGAAGAACTGGATCGACAACTTCATTGGGCACAAGCTGGAAGCCGCCGGCATGCAGCCTGCGCCGCTAACGGATGACGCCTCGTTTCTGCGCCGCGTGACTCTGGATATCACCGGACGGATGCCGACTCGGGCAGAGATTGAACGTTTCCAGAATGATCCCGCGGACGCACGGCGGTCATTGGCGATTGATCGTCTGCTGACTTCTCGCGAATGGGCGGACCATTGGGTCGGCTACTGGCAGGATGTCCTGGCCGAGAATCCGAACATCATCAATCCGACGCTGAACAACACGGGCCCGTTCCGCTACTGGATCGAAGAGTCATTCCGCGACAACAAGCCGTTCGACCGCTTCGTCACGGAACTGGTGATGATGGAGGGAAGCACCTATTTCGGCGGCCCCGGCGGCTTTCAGATGGCGAGCGAGAACGACGCCCCGCTGGCGGCCAAGTCGCACATCATCGCCGAGGCGTTTCTGGGCGTGGAAATGAAGTGTGCCCGCTGTCATGACGCCCCTTTCCACGATATTGCCCAGCGCGACCTTTTCGCCCTCTCGGCGATGCTGAATCGCGACAAGGTCAAACTTCCGGTAACCAGCACGGTGCCGGGCGGATCGAACTCGCTACTGATCGAGATCACGCTGTTCCCCGGCGACACGATCGAGCCGGTGTGGCCGTTCACCGAGTTAAGCGACGAAGCCAAACTCACAGAAATGCTCCGCGATCCCAAAGACTCTCGCGAGAAGCTGGCGTTGCTGCTGACATCGCCATACAACAACCGTTTCGCACCGGTGATTGTGAACCGTCTCTGGCAGCGGTATCTCGGGTATGGATTCGTCGAGCCGGTCGATGACTGGGAACACGCCAACCCTTCGCACCCGGAACTGCTTGAGGCACTGTCGCGAGAACTGGTCGCCAACAATTACGACCTCAAGCATCTGGCGCGGCTGATTTTCAATTCGGCGGCTTACCAGCGGGAAAGCACCAGCCGTGATGCCGCGCAGCCGGACGCTGCCTACCTGTTCGCCGCGCCGCTGAAGCGACGCCTGTCAGCTGAACAACTGGTTGATTCGCTATTCCTGGTTTCCGGCAAGCCGTTTGACGCCGACGTGATGTGCATCGACATCGACACGAGCCGCGAATTGAAACAGTCCCTGAACCTGGGAACGCCGCGCCGCGCGTGGCAGTTTGCGTCACTCTCCAACGAACGCGACCGCCCGAGTTTGTCGCTGCCGTTTGCACAGCCGTTCATCACTACGCTGGAAACATTCGGCTGGCGAAGTTCGCGGCAAGATCCAATTACGGTGCGGGAGACCGCCCCCAATCCGCTGCAGCCAGCTGAGGTCTCGAACGGTCTGTTAGCGCGGCGTGCCTGCACGTTGTCGGATGATAGTGCCTTCACCGTATTGGCCATGCAGGATCAGTCCGTCGAGCAACTGATCGACAATGTTTATCGGCAGGTACTGACCAGAACGCCGTCGGCAACGGAGCGCCAGCTGTTCGTGGAACTCCTCACACCCGGTTACGAAACGCGTCGCATCCCCGGCGCAGTTCCGAAACCACGGGAACGACTACCGAGAAATCAGGTCGCCTGGACGAACCACCTGGATCCAGAAGCGAGCAACATCAAGCTGCGTCTGGAAGACGAAGTCCGTCAGGGAGATCCTCCGACGGTCCTGCTCAATGCCGACTGGCGGGAACGCCTGGAAGATGCGGTCTGGACGCTGGTGAATTCACCGGAATTCATGTTTGTTCCATGA